Proteins encoded within one genomic window of Streptomyces kaniharaensis:
- a CDS encoding amidohydrolase family protein — MPPLDVPALVDHHCHSVVAADLADDALAGLLTESDRPPAPGTSPFDSALGLAVRRWCPPALGLPVHAPAADYLARRRELGAAEATRRLLAAAALDTCLVDTGLTAAAGRPLLPLTEFAEAAGARVREVVRLESVAEAVPATAGDWPRAVREALAGAAAGAVAVKSVLAYRHGLAVPPERPATAAVVAAAGAWLRSGHGRLTDPVLLHHLLWTAVDVCAELGLPLQLHTGFGDPDLTLHLADPSLLTGFVRAAEPSVVPLVLLHGYPYHRQAAWLAQAFPTVYTDLGLTASYTGPRVAEVLGEMLELAPFGKLLFSTDAYGLPELYLVGSAQFRHGIGELLTRWRAVGACSEADAERVVRLVAADNARRLYAL, encoded by the coding sequence GTGCCGCCGCTGGACGTTCCCGCGCTCGTCGACCACCACTGCCACAGCGTGGTCGCGGCCGACCTCGCGGACGACGCCCTGGCCGGGCTGCTCACCGAGTCCGACCGGCCGCCCGCGCCCGGCACCTCGCCGTTCGACAGCGCGCTCGGCCTGGCCGTCCGGCGCTGGTGCCCGCCCGCACTCGGCCTGCCGGTGCACGCCCCGGCCGCCGACTACCTGGCGCGGCGGCGCGAGCTGGGCGCCGCCGAGGCCACCCGCCGGCTGCTGGCCGCCGCCGCGCTGGACACCTGCCTGGTGGACACCGGGCTGACCGCCGCGGCGGGCCGTCCGCTGCTCCCGCTCACCGAGTTCGCCGAGGCCGCCGGGGCCCGGGTGCGCGAGGTGGTGCGGCTGGAGTCGGTCGCCGAGGCGGTGCCGGCGACGGCCGGGGACTGGCCGCGGGCCGTCCGCGAGGCGCTGGCGGGGGCCGCCGCCGGGGCCGTCGCGGTCAAGTCGGTGCTCGCCTACCGGCACGGCCTGGCCGTCCCGCCCGAACGGCCCGCGACGGCGGCCGTGGTGGCCGCGGCCGGGGCATGGCTGCGTTCCGGGCACGGCCGGCTGACCGACCCGGTCCTGCTGCACCACCTGCTCTGGACCGCCGTGGACGTGTGCGCCGAGCTGGGCCTGCCGCTCCAACTCCACACCGGTTTCGGCGATCCGGACCTCACCCTGCACCTGGCGGACCCGTCGCTGCTCACCGGCTTCGTCCGGGCGGCCGAGCCGAGCGTTGTCCCGCTGGTGCTGCTGCACGGCTACCCCTACCACCGGCAGGCCGCCTGGCTGGCGCAGGCCTTCCCGACCGTGTACACCGACCTCGGGCTGACCGCCTCCTACACCGGGCCCCGGGTGGCCGAGGTGCTCGGCGAGATGCTGGAGCTGGCGCCGTTCGGCAAACTCCTGTTCTCCACCGACGCGTACGGGCTGCCCGAGCTGTACCTGGTGGGCTCGGCTCAGTTCCGACACGGAATAGGCGAGTTGCTCACACGCTGGCGGGCGGTCGGCGCCTGTTCGGAGGCGGACGCCGAGCGGGTGGTGCGGCTGGTCGCCGCGGACAACGCACGTCGGCTGTACGCGCTTTAG